The stretch of DNA TGAATCCGGGCGTTACGTCGGTGCCGCGTTACCGCCGGGTGTATCCCACAGCCTATGCGTCGTGGTCGGACGGCATCGGGGCGGGGCAGAGTCGCACCACGTCGGTTTCATTGTGGACGGCGGGCATTGTCGCGCCCATCAAACTTGATGTGTTTCGCCTGCCGTCCAAGTGCCCGCAGGATTACTTCAACCCCGGCGATGTCGCGTCCGGCTTTCGCCTGAGTGTGCGGGGGCGTGTGGTATATCAAGACAAGACTTTGCCCGCTGCTCGCTCCTGCGCCGCCCGCTACAGCCTGGAGCGGGTGGACGTGCGGGGAAACCGCGCCCTGTTCACCTTGCGGGCCTACGGGATCGGCTTTGAAGGCCCGGACGCCGATCCCGTATTCGTGGCCGTCACGCTGAAGTAAGGCCAGAGCAGTAGGGCTAGACCAGCCCAGCTACGCCCTGCATCACGCGGCGCACGGCGTCCAGTTCGTCCTTGTTGATGGAATGTCCCAGCCCCGGATACACGCGGGCGTCTACTGCGGCCCCGCGCGATTTGAGGTGATCGGCGCTGGCCTGAAAGCGGCTGAGCGGAATATGGGCATCATCGGGCGCGACGCCCATAAACACGGGTGTGCCGCCTAAATCGCCGCCCTGATCCAGCGTAATCAGGCCGCCGCTGAGGGCCACCACGCCGCCCAAGCGTTGGCCCTGCGCGGCGGCACGGCTGGCATATTCCAGCGCCAGGCACGCGCCCTGAGAAAAGCCGCCCAGCACCACGTTTTCCGGCTTGATTCCCTGTTCTCCCAGTGCGTCTATCACCGCGCCCACCGCGCCCAAGGCCCGGTCTAAGTGGGGCTGGTTCTGCGCCACCGGAGCCAGAAACGACTGTGGATACCACGTGTTCCCCTCGGCTTGCGGGGCAAGGTAGGCAAAGGCGCTGAGGCTCAGATCGTCAGACAGGCTCAGAATGTCGGCTGCCGTGCCGCCGCGCCCGTGCAGCAGCACCATCGCCACCCGCGCCTCGGCCAAGGGGCGGCCCCCCGCATACACCTGTACGCCGCCCGCTTCCTCGATATCTTCTGGCGCGGCATCCTGCGCTGCACTCAGGTCACGGTTGCCGATGGTCACACCATATTCCCGACTCACGATTCTGGGCGCGTTGGCTTCTATGGCAGGGCGCTGGGCCTCGTACCACGCGGGCAATTTCAGGTGCTTGCCCAGTTCCTCTACGGGTTCGTCGTCAGGGAAACCGGGGGCGTCGGTGGCAATTTCAAACAGCACACCGTTCGGTTCCCGGAAGTAGATGGAATGAAAATACTGGCGGTCTTGCACGGGTGTGGGCCGGAAGCCTGCCGCCGTCAGCGATTGTAGGTAGGCCAGCTGCTCGGCGTCGCTCCGGGTACGCAGGGCCACGTGATGCACGCTGCCTGCCCCGAAGGTGCCGCGTGGCTGGCTGGGCCGTGCCACCACGTCTACAAACAGGCCCACGCCGCTGCCACTGCCCCGGAAGCGGGTGCGCTGGCCTGCGCTGGCCTCGTCGGTGCCGACTTCTATAAACCCGAGTTGCCCCACCAACAAGTCCCGCACGGGCTGGGTGTCGCCTACCCAGGCCGTGACCGAATGGAAGCCGCGCAGTTCGTGTTCGGCGGGCACGGGCGAGGCGGGCCAGGGCTCTACTTCCTGGCCGTCGTCGAAGACCAATTCCACCCAGGTTCCGTCCGGGTCTTCCAGCGTCAGCACGCGCTCGCCAAACCGCAAGTCTTCTTTCAGGGCAAAACCGTGGGCGCTCAGCCGCTCGCGCCAGTAGCCCTCGGAGGCACGCGGGGCGCTGTAAGCCGTTGCCACCACTTCGCCGTTGCCCCGCACGCCCTTTTTGGCAGCAGGCCACGGAAAGTGCGTCATGATCGTGCCGGGCTGCCCCGTCAGGTCGCCGTAGTACAGGTGGTAGGTGCCGGGATCGTCAAAGTTTACCGTCACTTTGACCAGCCGTTGCCCCAGCGTCTGGGAATAAAAATCGATGTTGCGCTGCGGATCTTGTGCCATCACGGTGACGTGGTGAAGGCCCTGCACAGGCGAAGTTCCCGGCGCGGAGGAAGCAGGAGAGAAGGTCATATCACTAGAGTAGCTTAACATTGAACGATTTTAAAGTCAGCCCGAAGTTTCAGCCTCGCGCCCTCAACGAACCCTGAAGAATGGGTTCAGGCTATGAGCGAAAACAATGGGTCAGAGAGGGCAGATGTCTGGCTTTCAGTCCTCAGAATGAGGTGGCAGCCCAAGCCAGCGTAGAAATTCGTGTACGGGGGCTGGGAGGAATTCTGTATGACCGACAATCATCACAGCCGTACCCCACTTTCGTTCGCGGCACGTTTCAACCGGCTGGATTCGGCTGTGGTCGGCTGGTTCGGACGGCACGGCATCACGCTGCTGCGCCTCTCCATCGGCCTGATTTTCTTCTGGTTCGGCGCCCTGAAATTCTTCCCCGGCGTCAGCACCGCCGAAGGCTTGGCCAACCGCACTATTTCGGTGCTGACCTTTGGTCTTGTGCCCGCCAATGTCAGTTTGCCCGTGCTGGCCGCGTGGGAATGCCTGATTGGGTTGGGGCTGCTGTCAGGGCGCTTCCTGCGGGCCACCTTATTTCTGCTGTTCGCGCAGATGGCCGGAACCTTTCTGCCGCTGCTGTTTTTCCCGGGCGAGACCTTTAAAATCTTTCCCTTCGTCCCCACTCTGGAGGGTCAGTACATCATCAAAAACTTCGTCATTATTTCGGCGGCGCTGGTGGTGGGGTCGACGGCACGCGGCGGACGCCTGATTACAGACCGAAAGGCGGCGCGGGTGGCCGAGGAGATTCAGGCGCACCGGCCATAAAGTGGGTTCTGGCGAAGAGGGAATCCGGGAAGTGCCGTGTAGGAACTGAAGAAGGCGTGCTGATCAGAGAAATTCTGGGTCAGGCACGCCAACAATCTCGTCGTTCGCACTGCCCTACAGCAGTTGTCCGAAGGGAAGCTTCAGAAGGCGTTGGTATGACGCTTCCCTCCACTGTTCCATGAGATTTACTCACTCCGTTCGGTCAACATCAACATTGTTGACCACTGCCCTAGTCCTCTGCCTTGGCTCTGATCTGCTCTGCTGTTCCCGCACGCCGTTTCCGACTTTTTTGCTGTGCTTCGTTTTCCTTAGCGGCCAATCCCAAGCCCAATTTGCGCGTCAGGGCCGCCAACTGAATCAGCTCTTCGGGCGTCAGGATGGTAAACAGGTCGTGAATGCCGCGCACATGCTGGGGCAGCACGCTTTCTATCAAGGCTTCACCCTGCGTGGTCAGCGACACGTTCACCACGCGGCGGTCTACCGGGTCACGTTCACGGCGCACCAAATGATCACGCTCCAGATTGTCTATGACCATCGTCAGGTTGCCGCTGGAGCGCAGGATTTTGTCGGCCAGTTGGCGCTGACTCAGGGGGCCAAGGTGATACAGGGCCTCAATGACTCCAAATTGGCTGATGGTGAGGTCATAGGCGGCCAGATGACGGTTGGCAGCCACTTCTACGGCGTGTGCGGCACGCCAGAGCTTGATGTACGCCTCCAGCGCCCGGCGCTCCTCGGGCGTTCCAGAGTAACGGGTGGGCATATAGGCGTTATCCTCAGGGTCAGCGGCCAGAAAATCAAGCCGGAATGTCCAGCGGTACAGTTGGCACCGGGCGGCGCAGTCCGGGATCAGGGCCAAAAAGGCAGGCTGGCAACGCCAAAACTCAGCGGGGCCAGCCTCTTTTTGTGCCGGATACAAACTCGCCTGCTCAGGCCGTGTTTAGGCGGTCTTGCCCGCCCGGTACTCCTCTGTCGCCAGCCGAATGCAGGTGGCGACTGCTTTCATGGCGGTCAGCACCTCGGCTTCGGGTGGGCGTGTGGGAGCCAGGCGGATATTGCGCCCGGTGGGGTCTTTGCCGCCCGGATAGGTGGCCCCGGCGGGGGTCAGGCTTACTCCGGCCATGTCTGCAAGCTGCACCACCCGCGCCGCCACAGGTTCGGTGGTATCGAGGCTAACAAAGTAGCCGCCCTTGGGGGTTGTCCACGTGGCGTACTCGCCCGATTCGCCCAACTCCTGCGCCAGAGTGGTATACACGGCCTGAAACTTGGGCGCGATCAGGCGGGCGTGGTCACGCATCAAACCTTCTAACCCGCCCTCGTACTGGGCCAAAAAGCGCACGTGGCGGGCCTGCTCCAGCTTGTTCGGCCCGATGCTCTGGGCATTCAGGTACTTGGTGGCCCAGGCGATATTGTCTTCGCTGCTACCCACGAAGCCCAGGCCGCCGCTGGCAAACGTGACCTTGCTGGTGCTGGCAAACACGAAAGCGCGGTCAGGGAATCCGGCGTCGCGGCACAGCGTCACAAAGTTGACTGGCGCGTCCTGGTCGGTGTCCGACAGGTGATGCACCCGGTAGGCATCATCGGCAAAGATGGTGAAATCTGCCGCCGCCGCCTTGATTCCGGCCAGTTTTGCCGCTTTTGCTGCGCTGATGCTTTCGCCGCCTGGATTGGAATAGGTGGGCACGAACAGCACACCCTTGACCGAAGCGTCGCGGCCCGCAATCCGGGCAATGGCGTCTACGTCGGGGCCATCGGGCTGCATAGGCACGGTCAGGAGTTCGAAGCCCAGCGTTTCCAGCAGCAAAAAGTGACGGTCATAGCCGGGCAGGGTCACGATCATTTTGGGTTTCTGGCTGTCCAGCAGCTTGACCCAGCCGCCGGTGCTGCCCCTGACGCCGTGCAGCAGGGCAAAACTCAGCAGCAGGCCCTGCAACTCCAGGCTGGAATTGTTCCAGACCAGCATGTTCTCGGCCTTCAGGTCCAGGTAGGCGGCAAACAGCGCCCGCGCACTGGGCAGACCGTGGACGCCGCCCGGATAATTGCGGAGGTCAAGGCCGTCCTGGTGCGTATCGGTTTCGCCCAGCGCGGTCAGAAGGCCGTTTGACAGGTCAAAATCGGCGTCTGAGGGTTGCCCGCGCTGCATATTCAGCTTCAGCCCTTGCCCCTGCAATTCTGCATAGGCCGCCTGTGCGTGCGCCAAGCCCGACTGCGCCGAGCCAGACTGTGTTAAGTCAGATTGCGCTGGAGTGGTCGCGTCCGTTGTCATACCAGTAGGGTAACGGTCTGAAAGGCCGAGTGCAGCGAGTTATGTAGGGCGGCCAGAAGAGCTGAACCCCTCCTGGCCTTCCCAACCTGATTTTTGTTAATATTCTTACATCCCCTCATGGGCGGCAGGCTTATGCTTCTTGCCGCGTTCACCCAAGGGCATTTACATTCCGTTTGTTCATTTTCGTTTCTGTCCATTCATTTTCCAGCGCCTTTCTTTCTGCCGCCCCGCGCCAAGTGCTCCAAGCCAAATGCGCCGTGTGGCCCCCAAACAGGAGAATTCCCAATGCAATACGTCGTTTCCCGTCCCAGAGTCGGTGTGTTCATCGATACCCAGAATCTGTATCACTCTGCCCGCGATCTGCTGGAGCGCACTGTCAACTTCGAAACGCTGATGCGCGTGAGTACCGACAACCGTGAACTCGTCCATGCCATCGCCTACACCGTCGAGCGCGAAAACGAGGCCACTGCCCGGCCCTTCATCTACAAACTGTCCACGTTGGGCTTCAAGGTGCGCCGCATGAACCTGACCCTGCACCACGTCACCGAGGGCGGCAAGGCCATTTATGAGGGCAACTGGGATATGGGCATCGTGGCCGATATGGTGCGCCTGTGTGATCACCTCGACGTCATCGTGTTGGGCAGCGGCGACGGCGACTTCACCGACATCGTGGAAGTGCTTCAGGAGCGCGGCAAGCGTGTAGAAGTGATCTCCTTCCGCGAGCATACGGCCCAGAAGCTGATCGACGCCGCAGACCGCTTTATGCACCTGCCCGATATAGAGGGCGGCCTGATGCCTGCCCGCCAGAAGCCTGCCCGCGCCGAAGAAGCGCCCGCGCTGGAGCCTTGATAGCCGTTCCCCAACATGCCTGATCCTCACCTTGACCCGGACGCGGTGCTGGCGCAACTGGCCTTTACCCTGCCGCCGGAGCGCATCGCCCAATCGGGTGCAGAACCCCGCGACTCCTCCCGCCTGATGAGGGTGAACGGGGAAATAGAGCATCTGCTTTTCCGCGACTTGCCGGGGCTGTTGCAACCCGGCGATCTGCTGGTTTTCAACGAAAGCCGGGTCATTCCGGCCCGTGTAATGGCCCGCAAACCCATGCAGAACGGCTTCGGCGGTGGGCAAGTCGAAGTGATGCTGCTCCGCGAGGAATACGGGACAGACCTGGGGGCGCACATCTGGTCGGCTTACCTGAAACCCGCCCGCCGCGCTGGCCCCGAACTTCTCCTCGGCCCGTCCGACGCTCCCCACCGCGCCGAAATCATGGGCCAATTGGATGACGGCGCACGCCTGCTGCGCTTCGACCACGACATCAAGCCGCACCTGGACACCATCGGGCGCTTGCCGCTGCCGCCCTACATCGACGCGGGCGACAACGACGAACGCTGGCGCGAACGCTATCAGACGGTGTACGCCCGTGAACCCGGCAGCGTGGCGGCTCCCACGGCGGGTCTGCATTTCACGCCCGAACTGCTGGCCGAGTTGGACAGCATGGGCGTGGGGCGCACCGCCATCACCCTGCACGTGGGCGCAGGAACCTTCCGCCCGATTTCCGGCAGTGTGGCCGACCACGTGATGCACGCCGAACGCTATTCCATCAGCGCGGCCACCGCCAAGGCCATCAACACGGCTAGGGCAGAGGGCCGACGCATCGTGGCTGTGGGCACAACGACTGTGCGGGCGCTGGAAAGTGCGGTGGATACGGCTGGGCTGGTACAACCGGGCGTGGGCGACACCCAGATTTTCATCACCCCTGGAACGCCTGTGCGCGTGCCCGATCTGCTGATTACCAATCTGCACTTACCCGGAAGCACCTTGCTGCTGTTGGTGGCGGCCTTCGCGGGTGTAGACCGTATCCAGGCCGCGTATGCCGCCGCGCTGGACGGGGAATACCGGTTCTATTCGCTAGGCGATGCGATGATTCTGGAGCGGATGGGGCTGTAAGTGATCAATGGTAGTGGAAACGTACACATGAGCTCTAGTGCTGTTGCCAAATTCAAAGCCGACAACTCTGATCGTTCTGCCCACCAAAGTTATTCCTACGTTCCATGATCCACCTACCACAACTTCTACACTCCCTTCTTCAGCATCATCCACGCCGCTTCCCGCACAAACCCTAGCCGCTCATTGATTCCGAGCATAGGCGCGTTGCTGCTGTGATTCCCCGTGCGAACATGGGTAAAACCGCGTGCCAGCGCAGCGCGGGCCGACGCCAGCTTGAGGGCGTAAGCGATACTGTTGCCGCGCCAGTCGGCCAGCACGCCCGTCAGCCCATTGCGGAGCGTGTGAGGCGCAGCGTTGCTCACGGCATACAGTTCATTCACTCCCACCCACTCTCCATCCGGGGCAATAGCCATAAATAAGCCCACCGGGTCGATTGCATCCACGATCCGCAACTGCCACGTTTCAAAGGGCCACACCTTGACCGGAGAAGTGCTGGGCACATCGCGCAGGAGGGTGGTGATCAGGGTATACAATCGGAATTGCTGCGGTTCGTCAAACGCCCCCAGTTCACTCAGTGGCCGAATCTGGATTCCGGCAGCCTGAGCTTTGTGCTCCTGCGCGGCAAAGGCGACAAAGTCCAACCCGGTCAGGTCAAGCGTGCTGCTCCACATCCGGTCATGCTCGCGGTAGCCGTGCGATTGCAGCAGCGGCAACTCCCACCAGTCCTCCCGTACACGGCTCAGCAGGGTGTGTGCGCCGTATTCGGCAGCCACCGCTTCAGCCCGTGCCAGCAGCACTTTTCCTAACGTGGTGTGGCTGAGCAGGGTGCATACTGAAATACTCAGCCAGCCCTCGTGTGAGTCGCTGCGGGGCGTGTCCACTTCATACATCCCGCCCCAGACACCGTTTTCTTCTATTACTCCGCGCCTGTGTACCTCTGCGGGCAGGTATCCACGCTCCAGCCGCTCCAGTTCGGCGGCAGTGGTGGGCGCGTCGGGGTGCGCGGCGCTCAACAATTCAGCCAGGCGGTTCAGGTCAGTCGGAGTCTTCCAGGTCAGTTCGGGCGGCAGGTCAACCATGCACCAGCACAGCACGGCCCCGCCCTCCGCACATCCGCCATTCGGCTTGTCGCAATCTTCGTCCCGGCGCCATTCCGGCTGTCTATACTCAGTCTATGAGCAATCCAACACCTGTGGAGAGCAGCAACCCGCTGCTGAACGTCGGCTTCCGCATTCCCTTCGACCAGATTCGTGCCGAACACGCCGAAGAAGCCATCGACACGCTGATTGCCGCCACGCAGACCCGCCTGGATCATCTGGCGGCGGCGGGCGAGCGCGGCTTCGAGGGCTTCATGGCCGATCTGGACGGCCTTACGGCCCAACTGCAAACTGTCAGTACCATCGTGTACCACCTCGACAGCGTGATCAGCGACGAGTCGTGGCAGGCGGCCAAAAAAGCCATCATTCCCAAGGTCAGCGAGTTCTACACGCAACTCAGCCTGCACCCCGGGTTGTGGGCCGCCGTCAAAGCGTTTGCCGACACTGATGCGGGCCGCGCCCTCGACCCGGTGCGGGCGCGTCACCTGAAACTGACCATCGACGAATTCCGCCGCGAAGGGGCCGACCTGCCCGCCCAGCAAAAAGACCGCCTGATGGCCCTGAATACCCAGTTGGCCCAGATCACCAACGAGTTTTCCAAGAATGTGCTGGATTCCACCGCCGCCTTTGAACTGTACGTGTCTACTGAACGCTTGGCGGGCGTGCCGCAACGTGTACTGGACGCCACCCGCGCCGATGCAGAGACTCACGGGAAAGAGGGCCACCGCCTGACGCTGCATATGCCGGTCGTGGAACCCATCCTGACCTATGCCGATGACCGCGAGCTGCGCCGCGAGTTGTGGGAGGCGTCGCAGAGTACGGGCGTGCAGGAAGGCCGCGACAACCGCCCACTGGTACGCGACATCCTGAAGCTGCGCCGCGAGCAGGCCCGCTTGCTGGGCTTCCGCGACTTTGCCGACTATGTGCTGGAAGACCGCATGACGGGTGGGGGAGACGTTCCCCTGAAGTTCCTGCGCGACCTGGAAATCCGCACCCGCCCCGCCTACGAGCAGGAAAATGCAGATCTGGACGCTTTTTATCGCCAGCACGCCGGAGCCTACGCCCCCGCACTGACGGGCTGGGATATCGGCTACTGGGCCGAGAAGCAGCGCCAGGCCGAATACGACTTCGACGAGGAGGCCCTGCGTCCCTACTTCCCGCTTGACCGCGTGATGAACGGCATGTTCGACATCGTGACCCGGATTTTCGGCGTGACCGTGAAGGAATCGAGCGCCCCCGTCTGGCATCCCGAGGTTCGGTTCTATGACATTCAGGACGAATCTGGCACGCACA from Deinococcus sp. QL22 encodes:
- a CDS encoding DUF2259 domain-containing protein yields the protein MRRLFFPALILLASTAWAGNRLDIVRVAFSPSSHRVAAITSGELDGSGFGAAQVDVLNTSTGATVYTAQKDVDEAAAPAVLAQLLTSAPVVNIFAQSGLNPGVTSVPRYRRVYPTAYASWSDGIGAGQSRTTSVSLWTAGIVAPIKLDVFRLPSKCPQDYFNPGDVASGFRLSVRGRVVYQDKTLPAARSCAARYSLERVDVRGNRALFTLRAYGIGFEGPDADPVFVAVTLK
- a CDS encoding VOC family protein, whose protein sequence is MTFSPASSAPGTSPVQGLHHVTVMAQDPQRNIDFYSQTLGQRLVKVTVNFDDPGTYHLYYGDLTGQPGTIMTHFPWPAAKKGVRGNGEVVATAYSAPRASEGYWRERLSAHGFALKEDLRFGERVLTLEDPDGTWVELVFDDGQEVEPWPASPVPAEHELRGFHSVTAWVGDTQPVRDLLVGQLGFIEVGTDEASAGQRTRFRGSGSGVGLFVDVVARPSQPRGTFGAGSVHHVALRTRSDAEQLAYLQSLTAAGFRPTPVQDRQYFHSIYFREPNGVLFEIATDAPGFPDDEPVEELGKHLKLPAWYEAQRPAIEANAPRIVSREYGVTIGNRDLSAAQDAAPEDIEEAGGVQVYAGGRPLAEARVAMVLLHGRGGTAADILSLSDDLSLSAFAYLAPQAEGNTWYPQSFLAPVAQNQPHLDRALGAVGAVIDALGEQGIKPENVVLGGFSQGACLALEYASRAAAQGQRLGGVVALSGGLITLDQGGDLGGTPVFMGVAPDDAHIPLSRFQASADHLKSRGAAVDARVYPGLGHSINKDELDAVRRVMQGVAGLV
- a CDS encoding DoxX family protein; translation: MTDNHHSRTPLSFAARFNRLDSAVVGWFGRHGITLLRLSIGLIFFWFGALKFFPGVSTAEGLANRTISVLTFGLVPANVSLPVLAAWECLIGLGLLSGRFLRATLFLLFAQMAGTFLPLLFFPGETFKIFPFVPTLEGQYIIKNFVIISAALVVGSTARGGRLITDRKAARVAEEIQAHRP
- a CDS encoding MarR family winged helix-turn-helix transcriptional regulator, with the translated sequence MALIPDCAARCQLYRWTFRLDFLAADPEDNAYMPTRYSGTPEERRALEAYIKLWRAAHAVEVAANRHLAAYDLTISQFGVIEALYHLGPLSQRQLADKILRSSGNLTMVIDNLERDHLVRRERDPVDRRVVNVSLTTQGEALIESVLPQHVRGIHDLFTILTPEELIQLAALTRKLGLGLAAKENEAQQKSRKRRAGTAEQIRAKAED
- a CDS encoding aminopeptidase; its protein translation is MTTDATTPAQSDLTQSGSAQSGLAHAQAAYAELQGQGLKLNMQRGQPSDADFDLSNGLLTALGETDTHQDGLDLRNYPGGVHGLPSARALFAAYLDLKAENMLVWNNSSLELQGLLLSFALLHGVRGSTGGWVKLLDSQKPKMIVTLPGYDRHFLLLETLGFELLTVPMQPDGPDVDAIARIAGRDASVKGVLFVPTYSNPGGESISAAKAAKLAGIKAAAADFTIFADDAYRVHHLSDTDQDAPVNFVTLCRDAGFPDRAFVFASTSKVTFASGGLGFVGSSEDNIAWATKYLNAQSIGPNKLEQARHVRFLAQYEGGLEGLMRDHARLIAPKFQAVYTTLAQELGESGEYATWTTPKGGYFVSLDTTEPVAARVVQLADMAGVSLTPAGATYPGGKDPTGRNIRLAPTRPPEAEVLTAMKAVATCIRLATEEYRAGKTA
- a CDS encoding NYN domain-containing protein, whose translation is MQYVVSRPRVGVFIDTQNLYHSARDLLERTVNFETLMRVSTDNRELVHAIAYTVERENEATARPFIYKLSTLGFKVRRMNLTLHHVTEGGKAIYEGNWDMGIVADMVRLCDHLDVIVLGSGDGDFTDIVEVLQERGKRVEVISFREHTAQKLIDAADRFMHLPDIEGGLMPARQKPARAEEAPALEP
- the queA gene encoding tRNA preQ1(34) S-adenosylmethionine ribosyltransferase-isomerase QueA, with amino-acid sequence MPDPHLDPDAVLAQLAFTLPPERIAQSGAEPRDSSRLMRVNGEIEHLLFRDLPGLLQPGDLLVFNESRVIPARVMARKPMQNGFGGGQVEVMLLREEYGTDLGAHIWSAYLKPARRAGPELLLGPSDAPHRAEIMGQLDDGARLLRFDHDIKPHLDTIGRLPLPPYIDAGDNDERWRERYQTVYAREPGSVAAPTAGLHFTPELLAELDSMGVGRTAITLHVGAGTFRPISGSVADHVMHAERYSISAATAKAINTARAEGRRIVAVGTTTVRALESAVDTAGLVQPGVGDTQIFITPGTPVRVPDLLITNLHLPGSTLLLLVAAFAGVDRIQAAYAAALDGEYRFYSLGDAMILERMGL
- a CDS encoding N-acetyltransferase translates to MVDLPPELTWKTPTDLNRLAELLSAAHPDAPTTAAELERLERGYLPAEVHRRGVIEENGVWGGMYEVDTPRSDSHEGWLSISVCTLLSHTTLGKVLLARAEAVAAEYGAHTLLSRVREDWWELPLLQSHGYREHDRMWSSTLDLTGLDFVAFAAQEHKAQAAGIQIRPLSELGAFDEPQQFRLYTLITTLLRDVPSTSPVKVWPFETWQLRIVDAIDPVGLFMAIAPDGEWVGVNELYAVSNAAPHTLRNGLTGVLADWRGNSIAYALKLASARAALARGFTHVRTGNHSSNAPMLGINERLGFVREAAWMMLKKGV
- a CDS encoding M3 family metallopeptidase — translated: MSNPTPVESSNPLLNVGFRIPFDQIRAEHAEEAIDTLIAATQTRLDHLAAAGERGFEGFMADLDGLTAQLQTVSTIVYHLDSVISDESWQAAKKAIIPKVSEFYTQLSLHPGLWAAVKAFADTDAGRALDPVRARHLKLTIDEFRREGADLPAQQKDRLMALNTQLAQITNEFSKNVLDSTAAFELYVSTERLAGVPQRVLDATRADAETHGKEGHRLTLHMPVVEPILTYADDRELRRELWEASQSTGVQEGRDNRPLVRDILKLRREQARLLGFRDFADYVLEDRMTGGGDVPLKFLRDLEIRTRPAYEQENADLDAFYRQHAGAYAPALTGWDIGYWAEKQRQAEYDFDEEALRPYFPLDRVMNGMFDIVTRIFGVTVKESSAPVWHPEVRFYDIQDESGTHIASFYTDWFPRDTKRSGAWMNGLMTGGPRASVKGEQGVEPHLGLMCGNMTPPSGDTPALLSIREVETVFHEFGHLLHHALSRVPVRSLSGTRVAWDFVELPSQIMENWVAERDALDLIAAHWQTGEPLPADLFDRMTRARNFRAANTSMRQYSFGLMDLTLHVEFDPEGDEDPIAVARDVMARFYPYPLAEDYARAAQFGHLFSSPVGYGAGYYSYKWAEVLDADAFSRFAAEGIFNRETGRAFVDAVLSRGNSAEAAQLYQEFMGRGPDPDALLRRSGLLKA